Sequence from the Nitrosopumilus maritimus SCM1 genome:
CTTTCCTATTTGGAAATATTATTCTCACTGAAACCCGAGAATCTGCATACAATGTTTCTCAGTCTGGATACAAGGCAGTTACTATGGATGGTGAATATTTTGAAGCAAAAGGTGGAACTGTTGTTATTGATATTGATTCAAAGATATCAAAACTTACAAAATTAATTTCGATGAGTAGTGATGTTGATGGTTTATTCCAATCAATTAATGCTGTAAAGAAGTATCTTCTACTGAAAAAGAATGCCATTAAAAAATTAGATGACTCTATTCAATTAAATTCTGAACGACTTTCAATTTCTGAACAATCTCTTGCATCTACCAATGAACATTACTCTACCCTTACACCTAGAATTGAATCTGCACTAAACATGAAAGAACAAATCACAACTAGAATTGCTGATTTGACTTCTCGTGATCAAAACATTGAATCTGAAGTTCTTACAAATGAATCACATGTTGAATCCTTACTAGAACGTATATCCATTGTAGAAGAAAACTATGCAAGTGGAGAACAAGCACGTATTGCAAATGAATTATCTAGAATCAATGCAAAGAAAGCTGAAGTCGAAAAACTATACACCACCATTACCAATGAATATCGTGACAAGGCTTCACAATTAACAACATTAGAAACTCAAGATAATCGTGAAAAATCTCAATCTAACCGTCTTCATGATGAAGAACGTTCATTGAGTTTGGAAAAAGAAGAATTACAATCAAAAATTAATGAACTAGAAGTCCAAAAAGAATCAAAGAATGAAGTTCTTGTAAAACTAAGAGAAAAAGAACAAGAACTTATTGAGACATCTGGTTCTTCTATTGGACAACTCAAAGAGTTTGATGACAAACTCAAAGTATTATCTGAGAAAGATAGAGAATTGACTAAACAAATCAATACTTTGGAGAGACAATCTGACTCTTTGAACCGTGATTTGAGGGATTTAGTTGAAAATGAGACTAAATTACAGCAAATTCTCTCTGCATTTGGCTTTGACAAAGACATGGAGACATTTGATGTAGAATCTATTGTTCAAGGGCTGTCTGCAGAATTGGCTTCATTAAATGCACTAAATGCAAAAGCTCCTGAAACTTATCTTGAAGTATCTTATGGTTATCGTTCAATGTCTACTAGAAAGAATTCTCTTGAAGAAGAAAGAAACTCTATTGTAAAATTCATTGAAGACATTGAAAAGGACAAGCGTCAGACATTCTTGGATGCATTTGACAAAGTCGATAAAGAAATTAAATTAATTTTCAACAAGATGACTGGTGGAAATGCATGGTTAGAACTACAAAATGAAGATGATATATTCAATTCTGGAATTTCATACTTGATACAATTTCCAAATAAACCAAAAAGAGAATCTACATCCATTAGTGGTGGTGAGAAGACACTAGCTGCAATTGTATTTGTACTTGCTTTACAAAAACTCAAACCTTCCCCATTTTACTTGTTTGATGAAGTAGATGCACACCTTGATGCTCCAAACTCTGAAAGACTCTCAAATATTTTAGAAGAGCGAGCAAAAGAAAGCCAATTCATTATGGTTTCACTAAAAGACTCTGTAGTCCAAAAAGCAAAACTGATCTATGGTGTATTTCCAAAGAATGGTGTGTCAAACGTTGTCACTTACAAGGACAAACGTATGCCTTCTGTTAGAACATCTTAGTTGATTTTTACATGACAAGCTGAATAGTGCTCATCATCTATCTTTTCAAACTTTGGTTCTGTTTCACATTTGTCAATAACATATGGGCATCTGTTTCTGAATCTACAGCCATGTAGAATATCGATATCTGACGGTTCGTTGATTCTGATTTTTTTATCCTTGTGTAAATTGTCTGGATTTGGCTCTGATATTGCGTCAATTAACGCCTGTGTGTAAGGATGTTTTGGGCTAAGAAGCACTTGATCAATAGGTCCTACTTCTACAATCTTTCCTAAATACAAAATTCCTATTCTTTGACCAAAATACCTTGCAGTTGCCAAATCATGTGTGATATAGATAAATGAAATGTTGTATTTTTTTTGTAATTCATGCATCAACTCTAGCATTTCAGCTCTAATTGATACATCAAGCATTGAGACTGGTTCATCTGCTAAAATGACTTTTGGTTTTAATGACAGAGCTCTTGCTAAAACCACTCTTTGTCTTTGACCTCCTGACAACATATGTGGATATTTTTTGATTATTTCTTCAGCTGGTTCTAGCTTAACTTCATGAAGAACTTCGATTACTCTTCTTCGTCTTTTGTCTTTATTTCCAATATTGTGAATTTCAAGTGGCTCTGAAACAATATCTCCAATCTTCATTCTTGGATTTATCGAATCATATGGATCCTGATGAATCATTTGACATCCCATTCTGATTTTTTGCAAATTTTCAGGATTGTTGTCAATTTCTTGTCCTTCGAAAAATATTTTTCCTGAATCCGGCTGTATTGATCTTAAAATTAATTTTGCAATAGTTGATTTTCCTGAACCGGATTCCCCTGCTAGTACAAACACCTCTCCTTTCTTTACAGAAAAAGAAATGTCATCCGTTGCTCTTACTGTGTCAGATTCTTTTCCAAACATTCCTTTTTTTGTAAAATATTTTTTCAAATGCTCTATTTTGAGAATTTCATCCAACAAATACTGTTGAATTTAGAAGTATATCAAGAGATATAGTTTGTGCGTAAAGAATTGGGTTAAGGCTTTTATGCCCTCTAATACTGATTTTAGTACTTGAACAATACCTTACAAAAAAACAAAGAATACAAGAAATTTGTTGTTGATTCCAGATTACAATATTTCAAACCTCATGCCACAAAAATTGAAAAAACGTTTGCTGAAGAAATCTCATCTGGCCTTGGAACTAACTCTAAATCTATTCATCCCAAATTTTTCTATGACAAGAAAGGTTCTGAGTTGTTTGAAAAAATATGTTCTGTTCCAGAATACTATCCTACTAGAA
This genomic interval carries:
- a CDS encoding ABC transporter ATP-binding protein, with amino-acid sequence MDEILKIEHLKKYFTKKGMFGKESDTVRATDDISFSVKKGEVFVLAGESGSGKSTIAKLILRSIQPDSGKIFFEGQEIDNNPENLQKIRMGCQMIHQDPYDSINPRMKIGDIVSEPLEIHNIGNKDKRRRRVIEVLHEVKLEPAEEIIKKYPHMLSGGQRQRVVLARALSLKPKVILADEPVSMLDVSIRAEMLELMHELQKKYNISFIYITHDLATARYFGQRIGILYLGKIVEVGPIDQVLLSPKHPYTQALIDAISEPNPDNLHKDKKIRINEPSDIDILHGCRFRNRCPYVIDKCETEPKFEKIDDEHYSACHVKIN